GTGTACGCGGCGTCTTCGATGACGACGTCCGGGAGTCCCTCCGCGACGCGCGATAGAGGTCGGAATCCGGTGATTGGTTCACCTCCGCCTCGCCGTACTCGGCTTTCATGTCCACGATTCGGACCCGATCAGTGGAAGCAAGTTCGGCGACGAAATCGTCGTCCCATTCCGCTGTGGCGTCGAGTTTGAACCCCAACTCGGGGTCGATGTCGAGCCACTGTCGCACGCGTTCGGCACTCGGCGGGTCGCCCAACCGCATGCTCGCGACGAACCGCACGCGCTCGGGCGTGCGGTCGAGCAGGCTCGCGAGGTCGGTGTCCGCCTGTCGGAGCGCGAGGTCGAGCGCCGCGCTCTCGAAGCCCCACCGACGGTAGTGCCGGAAATCCGCACGGGAAGGCCCGACGGGGAAGAGGTCGATGTCCGCGAGCGCCTCCGAGAATTCGTCGAACGTGTACGACCCCGTCAGGTCGAACTCGGCGTCGGCCAGTCCGTGCTGGTCTCATCGGCGTCGTACGTCACGTCCTCGCCGCGCCCCGTTTCGCCGCCGCCACGCAGGACGATTTCGGTCGTGTTCGGCGTGAAGTCGCTCGCGCTCGCGCTCGTGGGGTTCGAACGAACAGGCATCGATTTCCAGCGGAAGGTCGGCAACCTCGTCGTAGAGTGTCATCCAGTTTTCGTTCGACGCCCGGGGAGTCAATACTTCGCATCGATTCGGTGACGCTCGGTCGTCGCTCGGTCGTCGCCCGTCCGCCGCTGACCGCAATCTCCAGCACCTCTGACAGAACTTGTGTAGCGGCGAGGCTTATGCCGCTCCGAAGCCTATGGACCTGAGACGTGTTCAGAGAAGACGGCCACTTCGCCCGCTGGTCCTCCACCCGACGCACTCCCGTCGAAACGAGACGGTCGGAATCGATTGGGGAGCGAACGTAGCGATGGTCCTCGCCGAGATTCACATCAGCCATCCCGACCTCACGCTAGTGCCAACGATACGTGAGCGGTCTGACGTACTGATTCGCCGGGAGTTCCAACCCGTTCGGAGCGGGTCCAAGCTACTGCTGTTTTTCTCCGTCGAGGGGGACGATTTGGACGGGTTCGAGGAGGCGCTCGACGCGGACCCGACCGTCGCGGGTTTCCGTCTCATCGCGGATTACGGAACACAGCGTATCTTCCGGGTTCGGGTCTCGGACGCCGCGAAATCCGTCACGCCGATGCTCGCGGAGTTGGGTATTCAGATTCTCAACGTCCAAAGTGACACCGAGGGATGGGAACTGCAACTCCAACTGCCGGACAACGACGCGCTGGTCGCATTCCGTGCGTACTGCCGGGACGAGGGCGTTTCGTTCCACGTCGGAACGCTCTACGTCGAAACCGACGGCGGCGGGCAGACGAACTTCGGCTTGACCGACCGACAGCACGACGCCCTGAAGATGGCGTACGAGCGGGGATATTTCGATGATCCGCGCGGGGCAACCCTACAGGAACTCGCCGCGAGCGCCGGAATCTCCTCGACGGCGTTGGGTCGACGGTTGCGCCGCGGGATGAAACGACTCGTCGAGAAACTGCTCGGCCTGTGACGGTCGTGGACGTTGCATAACTCCCACCCCCTCTTAAAGACGCAGATAGTGAACGGCACGACTGACGCCTGCTGGACGACTCTAGTCTAGCGTGAAACGAATTGCCCCCGGACACACCGACGACCCCCCCGAAAATATTGACACTATGACTGATATGGACGGTTCATCGCCCGATAAACTCGTGTTCGATTGTGCGGAGTACGCCACGGTCAGCGAAGCGGTCGTGGATGCGGTCGCTTCCGTGACCGCCATCGATCCGTTCGAAATGGATCCGCTGTACTCCCTGATCGATTTGGACGCGCTGGAGCGAATCGTCGGCCCGAAACTCAACGGCCAGCGTCGAAACGGAAACGTCACGGTCGAATTTCGGGTGGACAGCCACGACGTCGTGGTGCGTAGCGACGGTCTCATCTACGTGTTCGAACGGACGGAGACCCACCCCGAACGATTGGACGAACGATGACCGACGACCCAAACATCAGCATAACCACCACCGACCGATTCACCGCCCTTTTGGAGGCGACGCTGTCAGCGGCGTACCGGAACGACATCGACGTCGAAGGTGGCTGGTTGATAGAATCCCCTTCGTCCGACGTCCCGAACTGGGACATCGAAATCTGGCGGACGGAGAACCCCGACAGTTCGGACTAGGCGCGGATTACCATCGTTCGGCCGCCCCACGAGAACGACGTCACGGAAAGCGCGTGTATCCCAACGCCCCTAGCGCTCGAAGTGGGTACGGACGAGTTCTCCCCGACGTGACACGATAGTTGAACAGTTGTTCATCTGTTCAACTATCTCGTTCCGGATGAGCCTTCGTGAGTGAAGTGGGTTCGGCCGGGCTTTCGTGAACGAAGTGGGTTCGATTGCGTCGAATCTGGGCGGCCGTTGTCGGTATCTTTCCCATCAACAGGGCCGTAAAACTACTCCGTCGGAAACGATCCGTAGAACGAAAGGTCGCAAAACGTGCATAATAGTTAATGCCCGTTACGTCGAGTATATCATGGTTTATGGTAGCAATAGACATCGAAACGGAGGGAGGGCAAAAGGAAGCGCTACGCCGAATGCTGACGATACGGGCATTCGACACGAAAGCGGGCGAGTTGTTCGGTGACGGGGAACTCCCGGGATTCGTTCACTTGTACATCGGCGAGGAGGCGGTTGCCGTCGGTGCGTGTTCCGCACTGGAGGAGGACGACTACATCACGAGTACACACCGCGGACACGGCCACTGCATCGCCAAAGGGCTGAATTTGGAGGAGATGATGGCCGAACTGTACGGCAAGGCGAACGGATACTGCAACGGCAAAGGCGGGTCGATGCACATCGCGGACGTGGACGCCGGTATGCTGGGTGCGAACGGTATCGTGGGCGCTGGACCACCGCTCGCCACCGGTGCCGCACTCACCTCGCAGATCAAGGACGAGGACACGGTGGCGCTGGCGTTCTTCGGTGACGGTGCGGTCGCGCAGGGACAGATTCACGAGGCCATCAACCTCGCGGCGACGTGGAACCTCCCGGCGGTCTTCCTCGTCGAGAACAACCAGTTCGGCGAGGGGACGCCGGTCGAAAAACAGCACAACCTCCAGAACCTGAGCGAAACCGCGGAGGCGTACAACATCCCCGGATTCACCGTCGATGGAATGGACGTGACCGCCGTCTACGAAGCCGTGAAGGAGGCCAGAAAGCGCGCGATGGACCGCGATGGACCGACGTTCATCGAAGCGGACACCTACCGCTATCGCGGCCATTTCGAAGGCGACCAGCAACCCTACCGCACCGACGACGACATCGCGCTCTGGCAGGAAAACGACGCCATCGAATCGTTCAGGCAGCGACTCATCGACGCCGGAACGATCACCGAAGCGGAGTTCGACGAGATGGAATCCGACATCAGCGACCGAGTCGAGGAGGCAGCGAAGGAAGCGAAAGAAGCGGCGTATCCCGACCCAACCGAGGCGTACGACGACATGTTCAACGCGACCGTACCCGAGATCGATAGCTTTGCAAAACAGATGCGGACGGACGGTGGTGAGGACCGATGAGTACCGAAAGCGCGCCGTCGTCGGAACCGCCGGAGACCGAGGAGATGACGGTCAGGGAGGCGATTCGATTGGCGATGCGGGAGGAGTTGGAGGACGACGACGACGTGTTCCTCATCGGCGAGGACGTCGGCGAGTTCGGCGGCGTCTTCGAGGTCACCAGCGGCCTCGTGGACGAGTTCGGTGAGGACCGCGTTCGGGACACGCCCATCAGCGAGGCCGGATTCATGGGTGCGGCTATCGGTGCCGCGGCGACGGGATCACGGCCCGTCGTGGAAATCATGTTCGCGGACTTCATGGGCGTCTGTTCGGAGCAGATCATCAACCAGATGGCGAAAAACCGCTACATGTTCGGCGGCAAAACCGAGATGCCGGTGACCGTCCGAACGACGGAAGGCGGCGGGATGGGTGCCGCCAGCCAGCACTCGGGAACGCTGCACACGTGGTTCGCCCACTTCCCGGGCGTCATCGCCGTCGCACCCGGAACGCCGCGGGCCGCGAAGGGACTCCTCAAATCCGCCATCCGCTCCGACGACCCGGTGTTCGTCTTCGAGAACAAGGCGATGTACGAGCAGACGGGCGAAGTGCCGCTCGATCGGGACTACACCATCCCGCTCGGGACGGCGAAGGTCGAACGCGAGGGGGACGACGTGACGGTCGTCGCGACCCAACGACTCGTGGGAGAATCGCTCGAACTCGCCGAGGAACTGGCGGGCGAGACCAGCGTCGAGGTCATCGACCTCCGGTCGCTGTATCCCCTCGACACCGACACGCTCGTCGAGAGCGTCGAGAAGACGGGTCGTCTCGTCATCGCCGACGAAAGCCCGCTCTCGTACGGTACCCACGCGGAAGTGGCGACGCGCGTCATGGAGAACGCGTTCTTCAGCCTCGACGCACCCATTCAGCGCGTCGGTGTCGCCGACGTTCACATCCCGTTCAGCCCGGTCCTGGAGGAGGAAGTGCTCCCGGACGCCGACGACGTGAAGGCGGCGATCGACCGCATCGTCTACGTCCTCGATAGTCGGTCTCATCGTCAACCCCGTGGCCGGACGGGACATCCGGCGATTGACGGGTGGGGCGAGCGTCAGTACGCATCTACGCGAAACGGCGCACGGCACACTGCGTCCTCGAAGGACTCCGGATCGCCGACGGTTCCGAGGTCCTCGTCATGCCGGACAACGCCGGACTCGCGGAGAGAATCGTCGCCGATGCACCGGACGACCTTGCGATCGACGTGCTGGACGTGGCCGTCACGGATTCCGGACGGGACACGCGAAACGCCGCCGAACGGTTTTCGACCGCGGCAGACGCCGTGGTCGTCCTCGGCGGCGACCGGTACCAACCGGGACGTTGCAGTCGGCATCGGTGAGGTTCCGATGGTGAGTATCTCGACCGGAACGAACAACGTGGTTCCCACGCCGGTCGATGGCACGATTGCCGGTGCCGCCACGGGGTTCGTTGCGAGCGGCGCGGTTCCGGCGTCCGAGACGACGGTTCGCCACGGCACCGTCGAAGCGGTCGTGGACGACGGAACGGAGGAACGACGACTTCGCGGACTGGCGACGGTCGGCGTCCTCGACCAGCAGTTCGTCGGAACTCGGGCGATTCTCGATCCGGAAGACATCATCGGCGGCGTCACGCGGGCGTCGCCCGCGGAAATCGGTCTCTCGGCGATCGCCGGGGGGTTCGAGACGCATCGTCCGGACGAACCGGGCGGCATCGGATTCCGACTCGGAGATCGAAGCGAATCAGCGAATGAAGACGAACGCGAGGTGCGTGCGGTCACCGTCCCCGGGGTCGTTTCGGACGTTTCCGTCGCGGAGTTCCGTCGGTTGGACGACGGGGAAACGTTCGCGTTCGACGTCTCAAGAGGGCGTCGTCAGCGCCGACGGACGAACGGGAACTCGAAGTCCGGGACGCGTCGGTCCGTCTCAGCCCCGTGAGCGACGGTCCGCGCCTCGTTCGGATCGACGCGGCCATCGAGCGAGCGGCGAGATGCGGGCTACTTTCGCGCCGAGTAAGTCCTCTCCTCATTTTTCGCCCGCCGCGATGACGAGCGGCCACGGGTTTTCGACGTGTTCGACCAACGTTCCGAGGAACCGCGCGGCGTCCGCGCCATCGACGATACGGTGGTCGAACGAGAGCGAAAACGAGATTTGCTTGCGGACGGCGACCCCGTCGTCGTCGGTCGGAACCACCTCGCGCCGTATCGCGTTGACGCCGAGGATGGCGATCTGCGGCGGGTTGATGACGGGGTCGAACCGCTCGACGCCGAGGACGCCGAGGTTCGAGACGGTTATCGTGCCGCCGGTGAGGTCGTCCATCGTGAACTCCCCGGAGAGCGCGCGGTCGGTGACTTTCCGCCGTTCCTCGGCGAGGTCGGCGAGCGACATCGAATCGACGTCGCGGACGACCGGTGCGATGAGTCCGGCGTCGATATCGACGGCGACGCAGATGTCGTGTGTCTCGTGGAGTCGATGGACCTCGTCCTCGAACGTCGCGTTGAACTCGGGATGGGCGTCGAGCGCGGCCGACAGCGCCGTCAGCAGGACGTCGGTCACGGAACACGTCCGGGGAAAGGGCCTCGTCGGCGGCCGACGCCGCGGCGAGCAACTCCTCGGCATCCGCGGTGCGGTGTTCGGTGACGTGCACCGCCGTGCTGGCGCTCTCCCCGAGTCTGTCGGCGATGGTTCGGCGCATCCCCGAAAGCGGTCGGTCCTCCTGCCGGGTTCCGGGGACCGTCTTCGAGTCGTCGCTCGGCTCTTCGCCGCCGTCGAAGCGGCGGCCGATTCCTCGCCTGCCGCCCGCCGAACGTCGGTTTCGGTGAGGCGGCCGGTGTCCGCGGTTTCGATCGATTCGACGTCACGCCCAACTCCCGCGCGAGACGGCGGGCGCTCGGTGTGGCGAACACGCGTTCGGCGGGAACGTCGGGTTCGGTCGCTCCCGACGGACCGACATCGGTCGATTCGGCGGCGGCCGGTTCGGGTTCGCTCGTCGCGGCGACCGCTTCGACGTCCTCCTCCGTCACCGCGCCCTGCGGGCCGGTGCCGTCGGCGTCGTGAAGCGCCGCGCCCAACTCCTCCGCCCGCCGTTTCGCCCGTGGCGTCGCCTTGACGTCCTCGTCCGACTCGGCGGCCTCACCGTCGGCCGCCGCCTCGACGTCCGATTCGTCCACGGCCCCCTGTGGTCCGGTGCCGTCGATAGACGTGAGGTCGACGCCGAGTTCCTCGGCCCGTCGCTTCGCTCGCGGCGTGGCTTTGACGCTTGCCGTCGACGCCGACGAGGATTGGCTCTGAACGCCCGCCCCGTGGCCACCGTCCTCCGCGGCGGCCGTGGTGGCCGTGGTGGCGCTCTCGGACGACGGTTCGTCCTCCACCGTCGTCGATTCTCCCTCGACCTCCGCGACCAGTTCGTCGATGTCCGCGTCCGGCGCGGCGACGACCCCGAGCGGTGCCCCCGGGTCCGTCACGTCACCTTCTTCGACGAAGATCCGTCTCAGAACGCCGTCTTCCCGTGCATCGATCTCTGCCGTCGTCTTCTCCGATTCGATTTCGGCGATGGTCGCGCCCTCTTCGACCGTATCCCCGAGGGAAACCGTCCACGCGTTGAGCGTTCCCGAGTCCATTTCCAGTCCCAACTTGGGCATCTTGACGACATATGCCATGATACGAAAGCACATGGTCTATGATAATAAATGTCTGCTCCCGTCCGCAAACCGGAATCGATTCGGTCGTCGATTTCGTTCCTACTGACGAACTCTCGGCGACCCGACCGATTCCCCTCGTGCGTTGCCGTTTTTCACTGCCGTCGCCGACATGCAGTCCAGACAGCCGAATACTTCGTCGTCGTTGTTCCCGAAGACGCGGGCGAAGTCGGGCGTGACGAACGATCCGCAGTTGCGGCATCGGCGGTCGCTGTGTTCGACCTCCTTCTGTGATTGTCGTGTTGTGGTCATCGTGATCGTATCAGACGTCGTTCATTCGCTGGCGGGATTCGGTTCCACACTGCACGCATTCCGTGACGCGGTACGGTTCGCGCGAGAACTCGGCGTTCGTCTCGCTGTCGCTTTCGGTGATGATGGTCACGAACACGCGATGGGTCGTCTTCGCATCGCAGTGTTCACACTGTTCGACCGTTTCTTGGGTACTCGATTGTGTCGTTGACATCGTATCTTTGGGCGGCAGTCGTTCTCGTCCCCGTACTTGCTTCGGAGGGTGCGTTTCTCTGTTCATTACTAGCGTTCCCCTCCTGGTCGGTCTACTCGTTGCCAATGCAAGGTGTTCTTTCGTCACTTTCCGAATGAACGGAGATTTCGCGTGAGTGGCCTCCGTCTCCGTCCCGTTTTCACCGAGAATCGTTCGTGAATTCCCCGGTCGGTATCGGTGAAATCTGCACCACCGTAACCGTTCTGGCGCGAGTTTATCCGACTCGCAAAGAAACGTGGGAGTATGAAACTACGTGAGCCGACTGCGGGTGACGCGGAGCGGATTCACGAGTTGGCACGGAGCGCGATGACCGCATCGTACTCGCTGAGTCCACAGCAGATAGAGAACGTCACCACCGACCAGTTCGCCGAGGGGAGGGTAACCGATCTGGTCGACGCTTCCGACGACCGCGTGCTCGCGCTCGAAGACGAGGAGTTCGACACGCTCGTGGGACTCACCGAGGGCCACGTCGACGGGAGTTCCGGCGAGATACGATGGTTGTTGGTGGACCCGGAACACCGCGGGAAGGGTGTCGGGACGGAACTGTTCGAGACGATAGTCGAGAAACTGCGCGAGGACGGCGCGGAACGAATCGACGCGAACGTCCTCGACGCCGACAGGGAAGGCGCGCAGTTCTTCGAGGAGCGGGGCTTCGAGCGGACGGACGACCGGCAAGTCGAGTACGGCGGCGAATCGTTGGTCGAACACCGGTACACCCTCGATGCGAGCGAACGGGAGATGTCCGACGACACCGGCGAGGACATCGACCGACGGAAATGACGTTGGAGAATACGGAGAGACACGACGGAACGACGACCGCTACAACGGAGGACGGGGAGACGG
This window of the Haladaptatus sp. R4 genome carries:
- a CDS encoding helix-turn-helix domain-containing protein, yielding MDLRRVQRRRPLRPLVLHPTHSRRNETVGIDWGANVAMVLAEIHISHPDLTLVPTIRERSDVLIRREFQPVRSGSKLLLFFSVEGDDLDGFEEALDADPTVAGFRLIADYGTQRIFRVRVSDAAKSVTPMLAELGIQILNVQSDTEGWELQLQLPDNDALVAFRAYCRDEGVSFHVGTLYVETDGGGQTNFGLTDRQHDALKMAYERGYFDDPRGATLQELAASAGISSTALGRRLRRGMKRLVEKLLGL
- a CDS encoding HalOD1 output domain-containing protein, with the translated sequence MTDMDGSSPDKLVFDCAEYATVSEAVVDAVASVTAIDPFEMDPLYSLIDLDALERIVGPKLNGQRRNGNVTVEFRVDSHDVVVRSDGLIYVFERTETHPERLDER
- a CDS encoding thiamine pyrophosphate-dependent dehydrogenase E1 component subunit alpha, whose product is MVAIDIETEGGQKEALRRMLTIRAFDTKAGELFGDGELPGFVHLYIGEEAVAVGACSALEEDDYITSTHRGHGHCIAKGLNLEEMMAELYGKANGYCNGKGGSMHIADVDAGMLGANGIVGAGPPLATGAALTSQIKDEDTVALAFFGDGAVAQGQIHEAINLAATWNLPAVFLVENNQFGEGTPVEKQHNLQNLSETAEAYNIPGFTVDGMDVTAVYEAVKEARKRAMDRDGPTFIEADTYRYRGHFEGDQQPYRTDDDIALWQENDAIESFRQRLIDAGTITEAEFDEMESDISDRVEEAAKEAKEAAYPDPTEAYDDMFNATVPEIDSFAKQMRTDGGEDR
- a CDS encoding GNAT family N-acetyltransferase codes for the protein MKLREPTAGDAERIHELARSAMTASYSLSPQQIENVTTDQFAEGRVTDLVDASDDRVLALEDEEFDTLVGLTEGHVDGSSGEIRWLLVDPEHRGKGVGTELFETIVEKLREDGAERIDANVLDADREGAQFFEERGFERTDDRQVEYGGESLVEHRYTLDASEREMSDDTGEDIDRRK